One stretch of Molothrus aeneus isolate 106 chromosome 2, BPBGC_Maene_1.0, whole genome shotgun sequence DNA includes these proteins:
- the CDX2 gene encoding homeobox protein CDX-2 produces MYVSYLLEKDGPMYPGPVRHSGGLNLAAQNFVGAPQYADYGGYHVNLDGAQSPGPAWPAPYAAPLRDDWGTYGQGAPPAAGAVHGLNGGSPAAPMAYSPADYHHHHHHPHAHHHAGPAPHCSAGVVQPLNAASAAASAAPEPLSPGGQRRGLCEWMRKPAQPPLSSQVKTRTKDKYRVVYTDHQRLELEKEFHYSRYITIRRKAELASNLGLSERQVKIWFQNRRAKERKINKKKLQQQAQPGGAEPLSPSGSLQGPAAGAGAAGLGPAAPQ; encoded by the exons ATGTACGTGAGCTACCTCCTGGAGAAGGACGGGCCCATGTACCCCGGCCCGGTGCGCCACTCGGGGGGCCTTAACCTGGCGGCGCAGAACTTCGTGGGTGCCCCGCAGTACGCGGACTACGGCGGGTACCATGTGAACCTCGACGGCGCCCAGTCCCCCGGGCCGGCCTGGCCCGCGCCCTACGCCGCCCCGCTCCGCGACGACTGGGGCACCTATGGCCAAGGGGCGCCGCCGGCCGCCGGCGCCGTCCACGGCCTCAACGGGGGCTCCCCCGCCGCCCCCATGGCCTACAGCCCCGCCGactaccaccaccaccaccaccacccgcACGCCCACCACCacgccggccccgcgccccaCTGCTCCGCCGGGGTCGTGCAGCCCCTCAAcgccgccagcgccgccgccagcgccgccCCCGAGCCGCTCTCCCCCGGTGGGCAGCGCCGCGGCCTCTGCGAGTGGATGAGGAAGCCGGCGCAGCCCCCGCTCAGCAGCCAGG TTAAAACCAGGACGAAAGACAAGTACCGCGTCGTGTACACCGACCACCAGcggctggagctggagaaggagttTCACTACAGCCGCTATATCACCATCAGAAGAAAAGCGGAGCTGGCCTCCAACCTGGGGCTGTCGGAGAGACAG GTGAAAATCTGGTTCCAGAACAGGCGGGCGAAGGAGAGGAAGATCAACAagaagaagctgcagcagcaggcgcAGCCCGGCGGCGCggagcccctcagccccagcgGCTCCTTGCAGGGTcccgcggcgggggcgggcgccGCCGGGCtgggccccgccgccccgcagTGA